In Deltaproteobacteria bacterium, the genomic stretch GTCGCGCTCGAGCTGCAGTGGCGTGGCGGCGACGTCGTCGTCGAGCTCATCCCCCGCGACGGCGTGCGACAGCATCGGATCGTGACCGCATCGTTCGGCATCGCCCACCGCGACGGCACCCTGCCCGAGCCCGACGCACTCGCAGCGTGTGAGCTCGTCGCGGCGATCGTCCGCGTCAACGAGGCCCATGCGTTGGTGCAGCGCCCGCACCACGACGCCGCGGCCCCGCGTGTGCGCGCCGTGACGGGTCTGCGCGCACTGGTGCCCGATCGCAGCGGCGAAGCCTACGCGCTCAGTCCCTACCGCGGCTGCGGCATCGGCTGCCGCTTCTGCTACGCGCAGTCGCAGACCCAGCCGTGGCGACGGTGGCTGCAGGGCGACGCGGTGCCGTGGGGCAGCTGGGTCGATGCCCGACAGGACCTCCCCGCGCTGCTGCACGACGAGCTGCGACGGCTGCCGCCGCGGCCCATCAAGCTGTGCCCGATCGTGTCGGACCCGTATCAGCCGATCGAGCGACGCCTGCGACTCACGCGGCGCTGCGTCGAGATGATCCGCGACGCCCCGATGCCGTGGCCGACGCTGGTGCTCACGCGATCCCACGCGATCCTCGACGACCTCGCGCTGTGGGCGAGCCTGCCCGCGGCGTGGATCGGCGTGTCGCTGCCGACGCACGACGACGGTGTGCGGGCCCACTTCGAGCCGCGGGCCGCCAGCGTGTCGCAGCGCCTCGAGATCCTCGAACGGGCGCGGGCGGCGGGCCTGCGCACCTTCGCGGTGGTGCAGCCGTTGCTGCCGGGCGACGTCGAGGTGCTGGCCGAGGCGCTCGCGCGTCGCACGGATGCGGTGGCGGTCGGTACCCTCGATGGTGAGGAGGACGCCGGCCCCCTGTTCGACAGCGCAGGCGAGGCCGAAGCGCGCACCGCCGCGTGGCAGCGGGCACGCGCCGACCAGCTGCGCGAGGCGCTGCGGCGACGTGGGATTGCGCTGTGGCAGGGCGAGCTGCCGCCGGGGTTGCGACCATGAGCATGCGCGAGCGCGTCGATGTGATCGTCATCGGCGGTGGCCCGGCCGGCGCCACCGCGGCGGCCCGCTGCGCCCGCGACGGCCTGCGCACGTGCCTGCTCGAGGCCACCCGGCATCCACGCACCCACGTCGGCGAGAGCCTGTTGCCCGGCATCATCCCGATCCTCGCCGACATCGACGCGCTCGACGCGGTGTCGCAGGCCGGCTTCGGTCGCAAGACCGGCAGCACGCTGTGGCACTGGGGTCGCACGCCGCGATGGGACCTATGGTTTGCCGACAGCGACGCGTACGACGCGGCGTGGCTGGTCGAGCGCGCGCGGTTCGACGCGATCCTCTTCGACGCCGCCAGACGGGCGGGCGCCGAGCTGCGCACCGACGCCCGCGTGCGTGCGGTGCTGCGCGAGGGCACGCGGGTCGTCGGGGTGCAGTGGCAACGCGCCGGCGACGAGACCCCGCACGAGCTCGAGGCGCCGCTGGTCATCGACGCCAGCGGGCAGTCGTCACTGCTCGCCCGCGAGCTCGGCACGCGCGAACGCATCGCCGGGCTCGAGCACCAGGCGATGTGGGCCCACTTCGAGCACGCCGGACGGCTACCACCGCCACGATCCCAGCAGGCGCTGTTCGTCGCGCAGTCGCAGCAGTGGTGGTGGATGTTCCCGTTGTCGTCGACGCTGACCTCGGTCGGCGTGGTGCAGCTCGATGCCCACGCCGAAGGCGCACCGATGCGCACGGCACCGCGGCCCGATTTCGACGCCGAGCTCGCGGGCTGCGACGAGCTGGTCGCTGCGCTCGGGCCCCGGGCGCGTCGCGTCACCAAGGTCCACCACGAGCGCGACTGGAGCTACCGCATGCGCGAGACCAGTGGCCCCGGGTGGATCGCCGTGGGCGACGCGGCGGGCTTCATCGACCCGGTGCTCTCGACCGGCGTGATGCTGGCCATGCACTCGGGCTGGCACGCCGCCCGCACGGCCGCCGCGATCCACCGTGGCGACGACGAGACCACCTCCCTGGCCGCGTACAGCCGACACCACCGCGGCATGTTCGACGACCTGCTGCGCATGGTTCGCTTCTACTACCAGCAGAACCTCGATCGCGACGACTACTTCTGGGAGAGCAAGCGCATCCTGCTGCAGGAGACCACTGCATTGCGCCCGCAGAAGGCCTTCGTGGTGCTGACCTCGGGCTTGGTGCAGAACCTCGCGCTCGCCGATCGCAAGGACGAAGCCGTTCGGCGAGTCGAACGCGACGACGCGCCGCCGCTCGAGACGCCCGCGTCGCTCGGCTTCGTGTGCCTGCACCTGCGCGCACGCGAGGCGGACGAGATCGTCGAGGGCCCCGATCCATTCGATGCCGTGTACGTGCTCGTCGAGCCCGCCGATGCGGCCGCACCCACGCTCTTTCGCAGCCGCAACTTCCACGTCAACGCGATCGCGCCGCGGCACGGCAACGATCCCATCGCAGAGCCCCGCTTCGCCGCGCCGCTGCGCGCGATCGGGGCCTGGGTCGCCGAGCTCGACGACGTCGATGGCGAGTCGCTGGCGGACTTCTGGCGCCGCCGTCGCGCGGCGTTGCTGGCTCGGCTGCGCAGCTTGCCGGGCGCGCTGGCGCTGGCGCGTGTGTTCGGCGAGTGACGATCGATCACGGGGTGCCCACGTGGGCCGCGTTGTGGTCCAATGATCCGTGATGCTGGGCGTGGTGGCTTCGTGGTGGTGGTGGGCGATGGCGGCGCAGCTGCAGGCGGTCGACGATCCGCAAGCGCTGGTCGGTGGCACCGAGGCCGGCGTCTGCGCGTGGCCCACCGCGGTCTCCGTGGGTGGCTGCAGCGGCACGCTCATCCACCCCGAGGTGGTGATCTACGCGGCGCACTGCGGTGCCGGGGCCACGCAGGTGGCGTTCGGCGAGACCTCGACGGGTGCGCGCGTGGTCGCGACCTCGAGCTGCGCGACCCATCCCGCGTTCGTCGAGCCCGGTGGCGACGACTTCGCGTACTGCGTACTCGCCGAGCCGGTGACCGATCTCGCGATTGCGCCGGTTCTCATGGGCTGCGAGCTGCAGATGCTCGCCCCCGACGTGATGCTCACGACCCTCGGCTTCGGCGGCGCCCCCGACGGACCGGCCGGCATCAAGCGCTGGGTCGAGATGCCGATCGCGCAGGTCTTCCTCGACACCGCGATCCTGCACGCGGGTGGCGACGGCGTCTCCCTGTGCGGCGGCGACTCGGGCGGCGGCAGCTTCGTGCAGCTCTTCGACGGCTCCTGGCGCCTCGCGGGCGTCAGCTCGGCGACGATCGGCACGCCGTGCACCGACGCGCAGGCGTTGCTCGCGATGCCGTTCAACGGCGTCGAGTGGATCGAGGCGAGCTCGGGCATCGATGTCACGCCGTGCCACGACGCCGACGGCACCTGGAACCCGGGCACGGGCTGCCAGGGGTTCGCGCAGGATCCGGCCACCGGCGTGGGGGCGTGGCCGAGTTGCGGCACCGGGCCGGTGTCGGGCTACGGCTCGAGCTGTGGCGCGCCGTCGGGCGGCCCCGACGATGTCACCGCACCGCTGGTGGAGATCGTGATGCCGATCGATGGCGCCACGTTCCCGCTCGATGGCGACGCCGCGTCGGTGGTCGTGACGATCGACGCCAGCGACGAGGGCTGGGGGCTCTCGCACACGCTGCTGCGGATCGACGGCGTCGATGTACCCGGCAGCATCGACGACGTCATGCCCTTCGAGATCCCCACCCTCGACGTGCCCGAGGGCGCCTACGAGCTCGTCGCGGTGGCGGTCGACTGGGCCGGCAACGAGGGCCTGTCGGCGACGCACGCGATCGTGGTCGGTGATCCGCCGATGTCGACGACGGGAGACGACGGCAGCGGCAGCGGTGACGCCGGCGGGACGTCGGCGACGAGCGACGGGTCGAGCTCGATGGGCACGAGCGGTGGCGATGCGACCGCGAGCACGGGGGCCGACAGCTCGGGGGGCAGTGGCGGCGCGCCGCTGGACGGCACCGAGGGTGGCGACTCGGGGTGTGCGTGCGGCGTCGCGCGTGGGCGCGGCGAGGCGCTGCCGTGGATGGTGTGCGTCGTGTTGGGCGGCCTCGCCGTCCGGACCAGGGCCGCTTCAACGAAACGCCGCGCGGTACGAGCGTGGGCTGGTGCCGACGACGCGCTGGAAGTGGGCGCGAAAGGCCGCGATCGAGCCGAAGCCGCAATCGTCGGCGACCCGTGACATCGCATGCTTGGTGCGCTCGAGCAGCTGTTGGGCACGGCGCACGCGTGCACGCAGGATCCACTGCGTCGGTGAAGTGCCGACCTGCTCGCTGAAGCGGCGACTCTAACGTCCGCGTGCTCATGCCGGACCTCCTGCGCGCCGCGATCCTCGGGCTGCCGGATGAGTTCGTCGTTCGGCTGTGCGGTCTGCGATGCGATCCTGGCGGCGTGGTTCCTGTGCGACGCGCCGGCGGTGCTGCGATCGCGCCAGGTCGCATCCACGTAGGACCTGCTACGCTGGCGGACCCGCGCGTTCGCCATGACGGAGCCCGCCGCACCACCACGCTCCCGCGTGCGTCGCATCGTCGGAGTCGCGATCGGCCTGGTGGTGCTGTCGTGGCTGCCCGAGCCGTCGGTCGCGGTGCCGCCCGGGCCGGACGGTCGCGCGTTCGCGTGGGACGCCGATGCGATGTTCGCGGAGCTGAAGCGCCGCTTCGAGACCAGCCGCGAGCACGGCTGCGTCGACGCCACCGACGAGCTCGAGCCGCTGCTCGCCGCACTCGAGCGCGAGCCGCCGGCGCCCGATGACGCCGCGTGGGATCGCCTGCAGCAGCACCTGTTCGAGCGCTTCGCGGACGCGGGCGCGTGCCCCGATCGCATCGGCGAGCTGCTCGCGCTGCGGGCCCGCGTGCGCACGGTCGCAAAGCGAGCCAGCCGCGCGTGGCCGCCGGGGCCGAAGACCCGCGATCGGCTCTACCGGCTGCTCTACGGCTCGCGCGCGGCGCTCGAGGAGGTGCTGCTGCAGCTACGCCCCGACGATGTGCCCACGCTCGAGCACGGCACCGAG encodes the following:
- a CDS encoding radical SAM protein; amino-acid sequence: MILDPSIALALALLAPHRPGDELAPGLRWCALQVELGVALELQWRGGDVVVELIPRDGVRQHRIVTASFGIAHRDGTLPEPDALAACELVAAIVRVNEAHALVQRPHHDAAAPRVRAVTGLRALVPDRSGEAYALSPYRGCGIGCRFCYAQSQTQPWRRWLQGDAVPWGSWVDARQDLPALLHDELRRLPPRPIKLCPIVSDPYQPIERRLRLTRRCVEMIRDAPMPWPTLVLTRSHAILDDLALWASLPAAWIGVSLPTHDDGVRAHFEPRAASVSQRLEILERARAAGLRTFAVVQPLLPGDVEVLAEALARRTDAVAVGTLDGEEDAGPLFDSAGEAEARTAAWQRARADQLREALRRRGIALWQGELPPGLRP
- a CDS encoding tryptophan 7-halogenase translates to MSMRERVDVIVIGGGPAGATAAARCARDGLRTCLLEATRHPRTHVGESLLPGIIPILADIDALDAVSQAGFGRKTGSTLWHWGRTPRWDLWFADSDAYDAAWLVERARFDAILFDAARRAGAELRTDARVRAVLREGTRVVGVQWQRAGDETPHELEAPLVIDASGQSSLLARELGTRERIAGLEHQAMWAHFEHAGRLPPPRSQQALFVAQSQQWWWMFPLSSTLTSVGVVQLDAHAEGAPMRTAPRPDFDAELAGCDELVAALGPRARRVTKVHHERDWSYRMRETSGPGWIAVGDAAGFIDPVLSTGVMLAMHSGWHAARTAAAIHRGDDETTSLAAYSRHHRGMFDDLLRMVRFYYQQNLDRDDYFWESKRILLQETTALRPQKAFVVLTSGLVQNLALADRKDEAVRRVERDDAPPLETPASLGFVCLHLRAREADEIVEGPDPFDAVYVLVEPADAAAPTLFRSRNFHVNAIAPRHGNDPIAEPRFAAPLRAIGAWVAELDDVDGESLADFWRRRRAALLARLRSLPGALALARVFGE
- a CDS encoding trypsin-like serine protease; translated protein: MVASWWWWAMAAQLQAVDDPQALVGGTEAGVCAWPTAVSVGGCSGTLIHPEVVIYAAHCGAGATQVAFGETSTGARVVATSSCATHPAFVEPGGDDFAYCVLAEPVTDLAIAPVLMGCELQMLAPDVMLTTLGFGGAPDGPAGIKRWVEMPIAQVFLDTAILHAGGDGVSLCGGDSGGGSFVQLFDGSWRLAGVSSATIGTPCTDAQALLAMPFNGVEWIEASSGIDVTPCHDADGTWNPGTGCQGFAQDPATGVGAWPSCGTGPVSGYGSSCGAPSGGPDDVTAPLVEIVMPIDGATFPLDGDAASVVVTIDASDEGWGLSHTLLRIDGVDVPGSIDDVMPFEIPTLDVPEGAYELVAVAVDWAGNEGLSATHAIVVGDPPMSTTGDDGSGSGDAGGTSATSDGSSSMGTSGGDATASTGADSSGGSGGAPLDGTEGGDSGCACGVARGRGEALPWMVCVVLGGLAVRTRAASTKRRAVRAWAGADDALEVGAKGRDRAEAAIVGDP